The Mangifera indica cultivar Alphonso chromosome 19, CATAS_Mindica_2.1, whole genome shotgun sequence nucleotide sequence attaaatattaaaacataaatttgagctttatatttaagtatataaattgaacttaactcaaattttaatcagtttaatttgTGTAtaccttaaatttgaaattttaatcacttaataatatattttttgtatatttatttatatactcaaaatatgtaaaaataagaGTCATTAAAAATCAACTAATCATTTGTCAAAACCCCAATTTGCCCTCTAAGAGTGCAGGATATTCTATGTCAAAACCCCAATTTGCCCTCCAAGAGTGCGGGATATTCTACGTCTGCCTTAATTCAACGGCATCGTTTTCTCCTTCGGCTCGTTTCGCATCACAGACAGCTGAAGCCTGAAACataaaaaacccaaaacccaaaacCTCACCTCCACAAACATACACTATCGCCAAGTCAAAAATGGGAACTCTTGGAAGAGCCATATACACCGTTGGGTTCTGGATTCGCGAGACTGGTCAGGCCCTTGATCGTCTGGGCTGCCGCCTCCAAGGCAACTATTATTTTCACGAACAACGTCAGCTTCTTTCTGTCTCGATTTAATTCTACATCTCATTTCAtttccttgaaaatttaatcattttggacctttatttttgtaaattgcGTTTAGTTTAAGTGATGTTAACAACATTTTGCTTAGATCAGCAGGAATCGGTggattatttaaattattctaaAGTTTACTCGTGGATAGTGTATGCTTATAATTTGAAGGGCGAGCTGTTTTTGTACAGACATTGAGTTGCTAGCTTGtcgtttttttgaatatatattgttGTCGGGGCTATACGAGAATTGCCTCATCTTTCACAAATGATTATGAAAATTGGAAGTAAAGTGATATTGGATGATTTGTAGTAGCAAATTTGATGTCagttttcattttcattgcTGCTTCATAAGCGCATGGTAAGATATCAGTTGTAAGAAATGTTCATGGTGTTCCTCACTTTGGAAATATGGTGTTGCGGCAACTAAAATCAAGAGACATGACAGAAAACTgtgcattttttgtttttactccCGGTGTGCTTAATTAGATAGATCTTATGGAACCTGAAGGAAAATATCAATCCTGCAAAACTAGACTGTGTCACAGCCTGCATAGTTAGCTGCGGTTGTCACAGCCTGCATGGTTAGCTGCAAAACCTGAAGGAAAATATCAATTCTTGGAGTTTGCTGGCTTGTCATACccttattttttgtaattatatacatTTCTGATCCCTGCATAGTTAGCTGCAgttgctttattttttaaggtaaGTCTAACTatctattatcttttttttttttttctagtgtcAAGGCATCGAACTCTCATGAACATAGTTGATAAAGCTCCTGTGGTTGACAAGGATGCATTTGTTGCTCCCAGTGCCTCTATCATTGGGCATGTTCAAGTAGGAAGAGGATCGTCTATTTGGTATGGATGTGTTTTGAGAGGTAAGATTCTTTGTGTAATACTTGGTGTTTACTTGTATGATGCATTTAACGATGTTGTTTCTGCAAAGACTAGATCATTTGTCATATTGATTAAGGTAATACTTTAGGATTGCTATTTCTATTGAGATttttcaaatacaataattttggTTTTGTGTGTTAAAATTGCAATGTtaggtttttaattttagtcTGTTTTCGTTGATGCATGATCATAGTGTTGCTTTTTCTAGGAATGCAGGCACTCCTATGTCAAACAGTATAAAACTATCATAATGTAGaatcttataatttttgtgGCATATGTGTATGCGTGTTGTATGTTATTTTACAAGTCACAGACTTAGTTTCAGATTGCAACATCTGTGGATCTAATTTAGTTGGTTTGATACTGTTTTAGTGTTAATAGCCTTCTGAGTAAAGCACATTGTATTCTAATGAAACAGGACGAATTTAAGGATgggtttcttgtttcttttttttggaaaataaggAAGTAGTTAATAGAGGGTTAATAGAGGTTTAATATAGCTTTAAGCCATTGATCTCATTATGGACCATGGAGTAATCTATCCTGAAGAGTCGAAGCTTGCCAACTACTAGTTGGTTTCCagcatataatttaaaatctgtTCATGTGTGCGGTCTTAAAACACCTGCTCCATAGCCCAGTATACTTGTTTCTATTTTAATGGCATTTGCTAAGTGCATAGGTTTTGCACCATTTCAACGTGCAGATGTATCAGTAAATTTTGTATCAAGCTGGGACTTCCTGAATTATGATTTCCATAGACAAAAAATTTCAGCTTGCATTTACTGGCTTTCTTTTTACCTTTCTCAATTCCCAaagaatttcatcaaaatttcagCTTTACTTTGTCAAACGTACAAGAAACAACAAAAAGCCATTTTTAGAAGAACTTTGCCAGACTTTGGTTTTACAGCTACATTATTATTTACAACCTTATGATTGAGCCCTGCTGAATTCAATTTGAGCACCTCCCCTTACTTCCCTTTGCTTGGGGAGCTTTAATTTACTTCACATTGCTTTTAGTTCACTTGTATGTGAATTATAGGTCTGCTGAACACAAATTTTGTGAGTTGTATATCAGTAGGATTTTCAAATGATCATTTTAATGTGCCTTGTGTGCAGGGGATGTAAACAGCGTAATTGTTGGATCAGGAACTAATATACAAGACAACTCACTTGTGCATGTTGCAAAGTCTAACCTAAATGGGAAGGTGTTACCAACTACTATTGGGAACAATGTTACTGTAGGTGAGTGGTATGCCTTTGGCCATATGTTTGACTCTACTGTTGCAGGCTacaacttcttttcttttttctggaTTATGATTCTAGATTTTAACTAAGCAGGCCATAGTGCTGTTTTGCATGGCTGCACTGTTGAGGATGAAGCCTTTGTAGGAACAGGAGCAACTCTACTTGATGGTGTTGTTGTTGAGAAACATGGGATGGTTGCTGCTGGATCTCTTGTGCGGCAGAATACTAGGATTCCTTCCGGTGAGGTATATTGGCAAGGACTCTCTTCATTCACATACATCCAAGGAAAATTTGTCTTACATGGTTTCATTTTATTGTGGAAAGAATTGTGATCTATATTGGTATGATGAAGAAGTTAGGAATTGAAAACAAATATTCTATGGTACTTTAATTTTTAGCAAACAGTTAGCCCATAATGCTTGCATTTATATATGAGGGATGGCATCTGATTAGTGGATGGGATAGAAAAAAAAGTGGTATGAACCTATTGATGTTAGCTATTTGGGTCTGGGGGGTGAAGGTTGAAACTCATGTAACTTGCAAGTATGATAGACATGACATGTTGATAAGTGGGCCTGTTAGTGATGTCATTTCTAAGTTTTCAGCTCATCTGAAATGATCACGAGTCTCAACCTCCCCTTTTGTCAAACATTGTGCAGTGGGTGAATCTTGATCTCTTTAGGTAGAAATCGGCTtctttttgtcatatttttaacAGAATGCCTACGTTTGTGTTGAGCTGTAAAGGACCCACCTAAGTGTGATTTTATATCGCTGTACTTTCTTGAATTCCTCTATATTCTCCCTCTTAAGTGAATTTTACATAAAGTTGACATTCTCATTCAGTTTGGCCAAGTCAGCTCTTGTTCAGACAAGTTCCATCAGGTCTTCCTTGAGTGTTGctttctttaattataaatatatgaattggGTGACCCTATTTATCTCAGGTATGGGGAGGCAATCCTGCAAAGTTTCTAAGAAAGCTCACTGATGAAGAGATATCCGTTATTTCCCAGTCAGCCACCAATTATTCCAACTTGGCACGGGTGCATGCTGCTGAGAATTCAAAGCCCTTTGATGAAATTGAGTTTAAGAAAGTTATTAGCAAGAAGTTTGCTCAGCGAGATGAGGAATATGACTCAATGCTAGGTGTTGTCCGTGAAACTCCCCCAGAATTTCCTCTTCCAGATGACATCAAAGATCCAAAGGTCTCACAGAAATGATATATTGAGatttgacattaaaaaaaaaattgttgttacATGCAAATACATGGAGAGGGATTCATTCTCATTCCCAATAAGGCCCGACATGTAGGTAGAATTGTGGCTCCTTTTAAGCTTTCAGTTTTGCCGTCTTGTGGCTGTTTAAAATCTCCATGTCTGCACTGATAGGAACTATTACCATTAAAGCAGCTTGTATGTTGATGTTTTGTCTTGTATTTGAGACATTTATTTTGGAGGTGATTTTGTTCACCATCTACATTTTTCAAGTTCCATGTAGTTAATGGATATGGcacaatgaattaaaattttgatagcCCCATAAAATTCACTGCTGCAGAAGTGAAACAAAAGCTGCAAATAGcataagagtaatactatatatacaaacacaTCATACAAATTTATTGATACAAACTAATGTGATagtatatgattaagtgatttttaaattaaaaaaatatgaataattacatCACCTAATCATAAGTATCAcctcaatttgtataaataaatttatataatttatttgtatttgtagcATATAACTAAATAATACAAACGTGTTATCACCATACCATGTTCAATGATGTAACTTGAGTAATAGCTTAAAGGTGTATGAAGTTCACTGGAGAATAACATTAAAATGTTCCGTAAAAAGGgggaaattaagaaaaattaaactcCATCTGAAATGATGTCTTTTATGGTGCCATCCACGATCCAATGAGCTTAGCAAATGCATGCTCAAAAACCTCATCTGAAAAATCAAGGATTGAAATGCAGATTCTGATTCTTGCTTCCTCAAATGTCCATTGGAGCTACACCCTGATCTGCAGCGGCACCCTGGTCAGTAGCAGCACCTTCTTCTGCAGCAGTCTCTGGGGCAGTAGCAAGATCCCCTTCCCTTCCAGCAATCTCAAATGTATCAATCAACTTTTGTATGGTTTCCTGATTCAAAATATGGAATGGCTCTCCAACTCCTACCACAGCAACTGTGCAAATAGAACTCATTAATGTTTCCCCTTGCAAAGTTTCCCTAATTGCCATGAGAGCATCCTTGATCAAATCTTCCCTTGAAGAGTCCATGAAGTTCTCAAACCTCCGTTCCATGTATGTCTTTGCAGCTTGAGAGCGGGACCCAATGGCAAATGCTTGATATTCAAAGTAGTTCCCACTTGGACAGTTGTAGTAAAGGTGGGCTCCAGACTCATCCAAGCCACCTACCAGAATGCCAACACCATATGGCCGTTTCCAAGAGCGCTGGGTACAGACCTGCCACCCAAATACACATTATAACTATAGATGAGTAATAGACCCTGCAATGTTTACAGATGTTTAGCTGCTGCTTCTTTATGTTACTTTTGATGCAGACACAGATATGGTGAAAAAATTCAgtactgtaaaaaaaaaaaaatggtagatAAATAACACATACAGTTCTGAAAAACTCAACTGGATGAACAATCTAACAACTTTTTGAGAATGTTAGAATTTTACTCAAAACTTCAACTCCCCTAAACCAGAAAAACAAGTAAACAACACGATGAATTAATATCAATGAGACTGAATAAAACATGCCAACTAATTAATCTTACAATCAGTCACATCATTTTGGGACATACATAACTTCAACTCCCCTAAACCAGAAAAACAAGTAAACAACACAAGATGAAtgatacatacatgcatacatacagcACAGATGTAGTGACTGAAAAATAAGATTTGAGTAGGAGGGTATATCTCATAGTTAAAAACATACAGATGTAGTGacttaaaaataagatttgaaTAGGAGGGTATATctcatacttaaaaaaaaaaaatttgaaaaggagGGTATATCTCATCTTCTGGTGAACACGTATTAATACAAGAAGAATTAAGCACGTAACTAAACAACAAGGCCAATCCTCCAGTAAGCTCTGGCATGGTTCTCAGAAATTGAAACTTTTATTGTTATTTCTAACAAGAGTTCAAAACAATATAATTCATGATGTCAGACAGGCCAAACTACAAGGAAGCATGGTCTAAACCCTTCTACAAGAAACTCCTACGAAATTTGTTagcaaaatattcaaattctgCATTAAATATTATGAGATGTCATAAGAAGAAACTAAAGCTGATGATAGACTTTACAAAAGTTTCTTTTACACACATCAAGCCTTCAAGCAATGCTACATTCACAAAGATCCTAATTTTGTAACCCAAATAATGTGACATATTTACTTAGTGATGTCACAATGTCAAAGCGATGGCCGCATTGATCAGTACACAAAGTAGATGCTGACAATGCAAGACAAGCATTAATATATTAGCTTCACAAAAGCTTGACACAAGAAGCTGCAGGTGCAATAGATGCAGTCAAAAATTCAGTTAGAATAAAATTCAGTCAAGCAATGTTCAAGCACAATGCCACACAGAACtatctaaaaataatatagCAAATGCAAAAATCAGAAATAATACACAAGTACTAATCACCAGCTTCAGGCAGACCCCATCaagaaaacacaaataaaaagtAACATTAAATATCGATGTTATTTCTACTATTCTGTACATTTCTCATCCTATTAGTACTAATTCTCTGTTTAAGCCATGAAGAGTACCAATTAATTagacattttgaaaataaaaaccttCAATTTCAAGTTTTATGACTAGTTAAACATATCATTCTTAAAAACTGTCAACGTGAAGCTACAAAAATCTACAACTCCAAAAATCTAATCAGGCCTAATTTacccaaaaaagaaatgaattaaattataaaaattcacAATAGCTTAAAAATGTTTAAGACTTGAATGTGAGAGACCTGAGCCTTGTCAGCAAGCTGGACGACAAGGCGGCCCACTGGGAGCGGAGATTCGTAAGTGAACCCGTAGTTAATACACTCGGATCGCATGTAACGAGACAGAACACGTCCGTCAGCGGTTAAACCGGCGATTGCAACGCCGATATGATCATCGACCTTAAAGATTTTCTTTTGGTGAGAGGACAGCTCGGAATTGGCCTTGTTGACGCAGCCCAAGACAACGTGGGTCTTGGATCGGAGGCCTATTGCAGCAGAGCCTTGCTTGACTGCCTCCATCGCGTACTCCACCTGGAATAATCGGCCAGCAGGGCTCCATGTAGTAACGTCCGTGTCGTACTGATTCCTGAACATTTTTACGGTTTTATATATACGTATTCGTCTTGAAGCTTGTAGAGACAATGAATGGAAGTCAAGTGTGATTTATATCACTTAGCTTTTTGAGAGAGAAGGGGAAGGAA carries:
- the LOC123203481 gene encoding gamma carbonic anhydrase 1, mitochondrial-like, with amino-acid sequence MGTLGRAIYTVGFWIRETGQALDRLGCRLQGNYYFHEQLSRHRTLMNIVDKAPVVDKDAFVAPSASIIGHVQVGRGSSIWYGCVLRGDVNSVIVGSGTNIQDNSLVHVAKSNLNGKVLPTTIGNNVTVGHSAVLHGCTVEDEAFVGTGATLLDGVVVEKHGMVAAGSLVRQNTRIPSGEVWGGNPAKFLRKLTDEEISVISQSATNYSNLARVHAAENSKPFDEIEFKKVISKKFAQRDEEYDSMLGVVRETPPEFPLPDDIKDPKVSQK
- the LOC123203480 gene encoding proteasome subunit alpha type-1-B-like — translated: MFRNQYDTDVTTWSPAGRLFQVEYAMEAVKQGSAAIGLRSKTHVVLGCVNKANSELSSHQKKIFKVDDHIGVAIAGLTADGRVLSRYMRSECINYGFTYESPLPVGRLVVQLADKAQVCTQRSWKRPYGVGILVGGLDESGAHLYYNCPSGNYFEYQAFAIGSRSQAAKTYMERRFENFMDSSREDLIKDALMAIRETLQGETLMSSICTVAVVGVGEPFHILNQETIQKLIDTFEIAGREGDLATAPETAAEEGAATDQGAAADQGVAPMDI